GGGCAAAACCCAGGAAATTAAAGGCAATTTAACAGGCGATCGCGAAGACCAAATTCGTGGCAAAGTTCGCCAAGCCGAAGGTAACATCCGCCTCAGCCAACCTAATTCTGATGTAGGGGCTAAAACTCAAAAAGCTGAGCAAGATATCCGCGCTCGTCAAGCTCGTCCTGAATCCGCAGGCAATTTGCACAACGTCGTGCAGTAGTCGCTAATTCTTGATTTAACCTTGCCTCCCGTAAAGACTAGTGTTGACCCTAGTTTTTGCGGGTTTTCTGTTTGGGTGCAGCCTACTGGTTGGTGCCCTTGCCAGGTATGATAAATACCCTGTGAGTACTTCCACCGTTCCCTTTGAGTTGACTTATGGCGCAGCAGTACCGAATTACCCTTCTACCTGGCGATGGCATTGGCCCTGAAATCATGGCAGTGTCGGTAGACGTGCTGAAAGTTGTAGGCCAGCAACTCAATCTAGAATTCGATTTTCAATCGGCATTGATTGGGGGAGCCGCGATCGATGCTACAGGTGAACCGCTGCCTCAAGAAACTCTAGAAACCTGCCGTAACAGCGATGCTGTCTTGTTAGCCGCGATCGGTGGTTATAAGTGGGACACGTTGCCTCGACACCTGCGCCCTGAAACTGGGCTACTGGGGCTCCGCTCAGGTCTGGAACTCTTTGCTAACTTACGTCCTGCTAAAATTTTGCCTCAATTGGTTGATGCTTCCAGCCTGAAGCGCGAAGTCGTGGAAGGCATCGACATCATGGTGGTGCGAGAGCTGACAGGCGGTGTTTATTTTGGTCAGCCCAAAGGCATCTTCGCAACGGAATCGGGTGAGAAGCGGGGTGTCAATACGATGGCTTACACCGA
This DNA window, taken from Trichocoleus sp. FACHB-46, encodes the following:
- a CDS encoding CsbD family protein, giving the protein MNLLQQIRRVLTAVVLGLVLTLANVAFAQPSLAASNQGGNEVGQEVTGFVQSLQGKTQEIKGNLTGDREDQIRGKVRQAEGNIRLSQPNSDVGAKTQKAEQDIRARQARPESAGNLHNVVQ